Below is a window of Longimicrobium sp. DNA.
CCCGGAGTGGAAGAAGATCTTGTTCCCCGTGGCGTCGGCGGTGGTGCTGTCGGGGGTGCCGATCGGCTGGAACATCAGGTTCTGCAGCGTGACGTCGGCGCGCAGCGTGTCCACCGCGAACGACACGTTGCTGGAGGTCAGCCGCACGAACTGGTGCTGGCCGCCGACGACCACGTCTGCCCGGGCGCCCGTGGACGCCACGGGGACGTCGCAGGTGAAGCTCCTGGAGAGCACGCTCACGTGGCACTGCACCGCGGCCAGGACGGGCGGCGGCGGTCCGGCGGTCCCTTCACGCAGCAAGGGGCTGCGGTCGCTGCACGCGGCGAGCGCGGCGGCCCCGCACGCGAGCGCCACGAAGAGCAGCCGGTTCGGGCCGGTCTGGCGGTTGGATCGCATAGGCCAGGAGGAAGCCAGCGGGACGGTTGGCGCCGGGCCGATCAGGCAGGCCCGGCCGGGAGTCGAATATGTTCCGCCCCCAGGACAGCGGCAAGCCGGCAGTTTCCGCGCCCGTGGGGATCACCGAAGTCCCTCCCCTGAAGTTCGGGGGAGGGACAGGCGCGCCAGGCGCCGGGGCGGGGGCTGCCCGGCGCGGCGCCGACGCCGGTCGTCGCAGCCGTCCGCCCGCTGGCGCAAGGAGCGCGGGCGAGCCGTCACCCCGTTGCCGCCCTCCTCCGGCGGGTTTACCTTCCGTCCACATCCCTCCCGAACGGCCCCGCCCCATCGGTGTAACCTTCGGCCATGCTTTCCGAGCTGCGGATCCGCAACTTCGCGCTGATCGACCGCCTCACCGTGCACCTCGGCCCCGGGCTCAACGTGCTCACGGGCGAGACGGGCGCGGGGAAGTCGATCATCGTGGGCGCCCTGTCGCTCCTGCTCGGCGAGCGCGCCTCGGCCGACCTGGTGCGCGCCGGCGAGGACCGCGCCTCGGTGGAAGGCGTCTTCGAGGTGGGCGGCCGGGCCGAGCTGCTGCGGCTGCTGGACGAGCGCGGGATCGAGGCCGACGACGGGCTCCTGGTGCTCAAGCGCGAAGTCGCCGCCGAGGGCCGCAGCCGCGCCTGGGTGAACGGCAGCCCCACCACCGCCGGCGTGCTGGGCGAGCTGGGGCGGCACCTGGTGGACCTGCACGGCCAGCACGAGCACCAGACGCTGCTGAAGCGCGACGAGCAGCGCGCCATCCTCGACGCCTACGCCGGCCACGCCGACCTGCTGGCCCGGGTCGCCGCCGCGCACGAGACGGCCGCCGCCCTCGAGCGCCAGGTGGCCGACCTCGACGCGCGCCGCCGCGAGGCCCTGCAGCGCGCCGACTTCCTCCGCTTCCAGGCCGACGAGATCGAGGGCGCCTCCCTGCGCCCCGGCGAGGAAGAGGAGATGGAGGACGAGGCCCGCCGCCTGGCGCACTCCGAGGAGCTCACCGCCCTCTCCGCCTCGCTGTACGACGCCCTCTCCGGCGGCGGCCGCGCCCTGGTCGGCACCCTCGGCTCGCTCAACCGCACGCTGGACCGGCTCGTGGCGATCGACCCCTCGCAGGCCGAGCTGCGCGAGCTGTACGACACCGCCTACTACGCCCTCCAGGAGCTGGCCGAGCGGGTGGAGCGCTACGGCAGCACCATCGAGCACGACCCCGCGCGGCTGGAGGAGATCCGCCGCCGCCAGGACCTCCTCTTCCGCCTCAAGGCCAAGTACGGCGCCACCCTGGCCGAAGTGGTCGAGACCGGCCGCGCCGCCCGCGCCGAGCTGGACCTGCTCGACTCCGCCGAGTTCGACCTGGCCGCCCTGCAGAAGCGCGCCGCGGACGCCGCCGCCGAGCTGCACCGCCTGGCCGCCGAGCTCACCGGGCGGCGCGCGGCGGCCGCCGAGCGTCTCGCCGCCGAGGTCGACCGCGTCCTCCCCGAGCTGGGGATGGCGGGCGGCGCGTTCGAAGTCGCCCGCCTCCCGCTCCCGCAGCCGGGCGCGCGCGGCGCCGAGGAAGTCGAGTTCCGCGTCTCGCTCAACCGCGGCTTCGAGCCGCGCCCGCTCTCCTTCGTGGCGAGCGGCGGCGAGATGTCGCGGCTGATGCTGGCGCTCAAGACCATACTGGCGCGCCAGGACGCCGTCCCCACCCTGGTGTTCGACGAGGTCGACGCCGGCATCGGCGGGCGGGTGGCGCTGCAGGTGGGAGAGAAGATGCGCGAGGTGGCCGGCAGCCACCAGGTGTTCGCCATCACCCACCTGCCGCAGATCGCCTCGCGCGCCACCACCCACCTGCGGGTGCTCAAGCGGGAGCAGGGCGGCACCACGACGACGGAAGTGGAGCGGCTGGAAGACGAGGAGCGCGTCCGCGAGATCGCCCGCATGCTGGGCGGCGACCCCGAGAGCGCCGTCTCGCTGGAGCACGCCCGCGAGCTGCTGGAGCGCGGCGTCGCGGTGGGGTGAAAAGAAGTGCGTGAGTGCGTGAGTGCGTGAGTGCGTTGGGACTGGAGCAGTTACGCACTAACGCACTTCCGCACTGACGCACTGCGGTTTTGGGCATGTCCCTCCGCTGCGCTCCGGGCCGGGCTGCGCGCGCCGTAGGGCAACAAACGACGTTGCCCAACGGCGCCGGGCCACCACCGCCACGATACCCCCTGTGGCGGCGGCGTCCCGGCCCTCCGGGCGCGCATCCCTCATGCAACTTCGTCGCGCGAAGCGCCGAGGTGTTCCCCTCTACCGCGCAGCGGGGGAGGGGAGCGCGCCCTCCGGCTGCGAGGAACGAGCAGCCGAGGGCCGCGCGGGGGAGGGGGCCTCCCGGCTGCGCCGGGAGGCCGCATGCGTCACTCGCCCGACCCCGACGGAGGAGGAGGCGGTGGCGGCGGGCTCGGCCGGGCCGGCGCGGGTGGCGGGGCCGGCGGGGGAGCGGGAGCGGGCGCCGGCTGGGGCAGCGGCAGCGGCAGCGGCGGGCGGCGCACCGGCGGTTCCGCCCCGGGCGGCGGCGGCACGCGCGCCGCCGAGTCCGCCCCCGCCGTGTCCGCCCGCGCGCGCGGCGGCCGGCCGAAGAGCTGGTAGGGGAGGCGCCCG
It encodes the following:
- the recN gene encoding DNA repair protein RecN; translated protein: MLSELRIRNFALIDRLTVHLGPGLNVLTGETGAGKSIIVGALSLLLGERASADLVRAGEDRASVEGVFEVGGRAELLRLLDERGIEADDGLLVLKREVAAEGRSRAWVNGSPTTAGVLGELGRHLVDLHGQHEHQTLLKRDEQRAILDAYAGHADLLARVAAAHETAAALERQVADLDARRREALQRADFLRFQADEIEGASLRPGEEEEMEDEARRLAHSEELTALSASLYDALSGGGRALVGTLGSLNRTLDRLVAIDPSQAELRELYDTAYYALQELAERVERYGSTIEHDPARLEEIRRRQDLLFRLKAKYGATLAEVVETGRAARAELDLLDSAEFDLAALQKRAADAAAELHRLAAELTGRRAAAAERLAAEVDRVLPELGMAGGAFEVARLPLPQPGARGAEEVEFRVSLNRGFEPRPLSFVASGGEMSRLMLALKTILARQDAVPTLVFDEVDAGIGGRVALQVGEKMREVAGSHQVFAITHLPQIASRATTHLRVLKREQGGTTTTEVERLEDEERVREIARMLGGDPESAVSLEHARELLERGVAVG